In one window of Fodinibius salicampi DNA:
- a CDS encoding recombinase family protein, whose product MSEPKAYSYIRFSTPEQKEGDTERRQTDAIENAENYADDEGLKLVSLRDEGISGFSGKHITEGALGEFLDKVKANKITAGSCLLIENIDRLTRLEPLKAQRLLIDILDAGIKLVVLGGGRRWEITEENYSKNGNIYRLTGEIQRAHDESKRKSEMLQETWQEKRKKAKEGGKKLTEICPMWLKLSDDKTEFKEREEVVEVIQKMFEMKLDKKGTYRIMKELNKKSYPFLEKSDRNSTGKWAKSTINRYLRDRRLIGEYNPHLKNRQTNEERKKIEGEVWEDYYPEVIKKNNFDAVQELMDQNSENNTGGPTGKMSNLFRHIVKCSECGGAMHHQNKGNGLRYLRCYNAQKGECEQTDTVRYDLYFEPSLLDYCKGLSVEELLPDAEQRDLKIKRKENELLSVKGALNDVKNKIKNYERILGETTSLKRQKRYDEILDDLDDEAEKLNQKIKDIEAELTQLREVAERTGQRIKDITDLWKRVEELDGQALIDLRVKLNQKLRRLIDKIEVGWKENIKGGQFLKLDLYFANEILREMRIPGDHKLPRKDESKGDVPLIALKDFEVSS is encoded by the coding sequence ATGAGTGAACCAAAAGCATATTCGTACATCAGATTTTCAACACCTGAACAAAAAGAAGGTGATACAGAACGAAGGCAAACAGACGCCATAGAAAATGCAGAAAACTATGCTGATGATGAAGGTCTTAAGTTGGTATCACTTCGGGATGAAGGCATTTCTGGCTTTTCAGGAAAACATATCACCGAAGGAGCTCTTGGAGAATTCCTTGATAAAGTGAAAGCGAATAAAATCACAGCAGGCTCTTGCCTACTTATTGAAAATATTGATAGGCTCACCCGACTGGAACCATTGAAAGCCCAGAGACTACTAATAGATATTCTTGACGCCGGAATTAAGTTGGTTGTTTTAGGAGGAGGAAGGCGTTGGGAAATTACTGAAGAAAATTATAGTAAGAATGGAAATATCTATCGACTCACTGGAGAAATTCAAAGGGCTCATGATGAGTCAAAACGCAAGTCCGAAATGCTCCAAGAAACGTGGCAGGAGAAGCGAAAGAAGGCAAAGGAAGGAGGAAAGAAACTGACAGAAATATGTCCTATGTGGCTGAAGCTTAGTGATGACAAAACTGAATTCAAAGAACGTGAGGAAGTAGTCGAGGTCATTCAAAAAATGTTTGAAATGAAACTGGACAAGAAAGGCACCTACCGGATAATGAAGGAACTAAACAAAAAAAGTTATCCGTTTTTAGAAAAGTCAGATCGCAATTCGACTGGCAAATGGGCTAAAAGTACTATTAATAGATATCTCCGGGATCGTCGGCTTATAGGAGAATACAACCCCCATTTGAAGAACCGTCAAACTAATGAAGAACGAAAAAAGATCGAGGGTGAGGTTTGGGAGGATTATTATCCAGAAGTGATTAAAAAGAATAATTTTGATGCAGTTCAGGAGCTTATGGACCAGAATAGTGAAAACAACACGGGTGGTCCAACAGGTAAGATGTCTAATCTTTTCCGTCATATTGTAAAGTGTTCGGAATGTGGAGGGGCCATGCACCATCAAAACAAAGGTAACGGTTTGCGGTACTTACGTTGTTATAACGCCCAAAAAGGTGAATGTGAGCAGACCGATACAGTACGATATGACCTTTATTTTGAACCATCTCTTTTGGATTATTGTAAAGGATTGTCTGTAGAAGAACTTTTGCCAGATGCCGAACAACGAGACTTAAAGATAAAACGCAAAGAAAATGAGTTGCTAAGTGTCAAAGGAGCATTGAATGATGTTAAGAATAAGATTAAAAACTACGAGCGGATTCTGGGAGAAACTACAAGTCTGAAAAGACAGAAGCGATATGACGAAATTCTAGACGATCTGGATGATGAAGCCGAAAAACTAAATCAAAAAATTAAAGATATTGAGGCCGAACTCACCCAACTTCGTGAGGTTGCAGAACGCACAGGTCAGCGAATAAAAGATATTACTGATCTCTGGAAACGTGTGGAGGAGCTGGATGGACAGGCACTAATTGATTTACGGGTAAAACTGAACCAGAAGCTCCGACGTTTAATAGATAAGATTGAGGTCGGGTGGAAGGAGAATATAAAGGGAGGGCAATTCCTGAAGCTTGATTTATATTTTGCAAATGAGATACTTCGAGAGATGCGGATACCAGGTGATCACAAACTACCCCGTAAGGATGAGTCAAAGGGAGATGTTCCACTTATTGCGTTAAAGGATTTTGAGGTGTCTTCATAG